The Aphelocoma coerulescens isolate FSJ_1873_10779 chromosome Z unlocalized genomic scaffold, UR_Acoe_1.0 ChrZ, whole genome shotgun sequence DNA window ATGCCTTATCATTGTTTTTCCGGTTGAATCTAAACTTGCTGAAATGAAGTTTGGTTTCCCATGCACTCATGAACTTCTGTGGttgtgctttttccttaatgctgcttctgctttctgTACCATAGAAAACTATTAGCTTCCAGTCTTTTGCTCCTAAAATCTTTGACGTGGTTTGGCCATTTGCATTTTGCCTCCATGGGACTATATAATAGAAAAGCTGCTTACAAAATGGTCAACTCAAAgtcaaatttatttatttgggtgCACATTAGTTTTATTCATCAATTATTTACTTACTGTCCTTCTCTGTTTGGAAGAAATGAGCAGTTCATCAGAGATTCAAAACTGGGCATTATCTTAAAGATACCTTAAAACTGGACAGATTTGGTATATAAAAGATAAGCTGTATACAAGATCGATGCAAGCTGAGTTCAGGCTTTTCACCACTTTTACTCTTGACAAAAGCCATGTTTCTTagtagaagaaaaaagcagtacagttacaaagaaaattaactttattGATTCACAAAAAAAAGTATCTAGGAAATAAGTATTTTGAAGAATCTAGATATGTGTTTTTAAGTATACACTCTCTGCGACATAATTCAACCTATAACTACGAGGTGTTTTGCTGTTAAATGTGGTGGGTAAGTCAGAGATGTCCTTGGACTAATGATGGCAGGATGCCTGCTGTGCATCTGCACGTTTGTCAAGGTTGCAGTAGCAAGTCCCAGTTTTGTGGTTGGCCATTTGTACAAAGAGATACAGCTTCATTTTCTCTTGTCTATTGGTAGTTCCTAATTTGAGATTTAAGTGGTGCATGCAGTGTCTGATTGGTTGTAATTTTGGTATTTGTGTAACTTCAGTTGAGATTCAACTGCTCACTACAGACAGTTGTTTGTATTTCAAAAGTGATGCCTTTCTCTCAATTTGAAGCAGAGCCGGTGTTAATGCATTACCATGAAATACTTCGTGCTGCTGAGAACAGAAGTTTAATATGGCCTTGATCACATAACTTCAGGATCTTTGGAATTGCCTTGCTATCTTTGACCAAGGAAATATTCAGGCATATCTGGAAGATGATTAGCAACTCTTtgccatttattttattaaacatggtgttaataaaaaataagtaaGCATAAGTGTACTTTTTATAGGCATGCATGCCAGCAGCTCTACTAGTTGTTATGCATGTGTTGCAATAGTAAATCTTGAACGTGATTGTGTATTACTTTGCTGAGAAGGCTGTAGATTTTAAACAGTACTTTACAGAGTAATGGTTTTTTTCATACCAGCAGGTTTTGGTAAGTAGTGTTTTGTGTTTAGAATTTAAAGGATGTAGAATAATATGTCACTCAAGGAAAAACTACCATCTCTGCATGTGTTTGGGGTATGCGATAGTCTGCTGAAGTATGTATTTAGTGGGGCATATTGATTTGAAACTCTTACCTTTCTCTGAAGCAAGTTATATTTTACCTCTTTGCTGTTCCTCCAGTGCCTCGCGTTCCATGATATTTCACCCCAAGCTCCAACACATTTCTTAGTGATTCCTAAGAAGCCAATTGTCAGGTTGTCTGAAGCAGAAGATTCTGATGAATCTGTAAGTACTCTAAAGGTTTTCTGTATACCAAACTGTGCTTCTTATTACTTCCATAATGTACTAGGCTgtcccccttttcctcttgaCATTTCAAAGAGGCAAAGTAGTTTCCAGATACTATAATCCTTGTCCTCTAGCTTAAAATATAATGGAGTTAAAGTTTTCCAGTAAAATTAGctagagaaaacaaaatatatctGTATGTGTGGATTTCCCAGGCAAAATGAATTGGCATTTGTTATCTTATAATCCTGATGTCTGTTTTCATTGTTTGCATGCAAGAGTACTTGCTCTAATATGGGCTTGGAAGTCTTTAGCAGGTCAGAGGTGAAGAAAAGGAAGGTTAGCTGAGAGGTGCTGAATCTTTCATTTGTAACTATAAACATCAAGCTCAAAGATTTTGTAAACTTTACATGGTAAAATAAAGTTTCTTTTCTACCAGAATTATGTATGTTGTCTGAAGAAGTAGTTGGGGCTTTAACCATGAAATAAATTTAGATTCTCTGACACTTGTAGTCTGTTACAGCCTGGCTTGAAACAAATCAATAGTTCTATTTTTCCCCTAGATTATGCATAGTCAGTCTTTATAGATTTTCTTGGGAAATGTCAGTTGCAGGCAGACAACAATTTGAAGAGCAGTGGCTGAATTTCTGAGAATTAACTTACTGGCTTATTGGTTCTTTGCTCTcattccttcccttcctgctctttccccttttctgtgtgttttctgtttgttgtttttttctttttttttttctttctcctccagctTCTCGGGCATTTAATGATTGTTGGCAAGAAGTGTGCTGCTAACCTGGGCCTGACCAATGGATTCCGGATGGTTGTGAATGAAGGGCCTGAGGGTGGGCAGTCTGTCTATCACGTACATCTCCATGTTCTGGGTGGCCGTCAGTTGGGCTGGCCTCCTGGCTAAGATTTGTACACCACAGGAGTTAACTGCATGCATACAAGTTACCACCAAATAGATTTAATATGTTGTCCATCAATCTAGCCACTGTGAGTgtattgttttttttaatgtgtgtctACAGAGGGTAATAAATGCTCTGAACAATATTCGCACAATAAAGATCAAGCATGTGGGAATCGTCTCTGTCTGGTGTGCATTACTGATGGAAACAACTCTGAAGTTAAAATGATGTTCTCTGGAGTTTAAAGCGTGTAACATGTTTCGGTCTGCTAACAAGTCTTCTGTAGGTAGTGatttgccaaggcatttgaaaCCTGAAGGTGCAACCCCTTAGCAGACTTCCATGTCTTTTGGGAAGAAATCTAGGCTTTTTGAATGTGGTATGTAAATATTTGTAAAGCCCGTGTAGGCTGCTGctgaaacttttttaaaaagtgaaattcCAAACATGCTCTTCAAGGGCTGTGTCAGTGCACTGCAGTGTGTTGGGTACACACTCCTGTTGGAGCTTTCTGTCAGTGGCTGCATTCTAAGGCTCAGTTTTTCCAGTGAGAATGGGTAAAACGATAGTCTTCATGGGAGCTCTGATAGTTCATAGCACACGGGTACTTAAGTTGTGATTTTGATCAAATTGAggacttgaaatgaaaaaactgAACTGTTGTAAGATGGTCAAGGCATTTCTTGGCACATAAGCAGCATGATGtagtatgcatatatatatatatatatattttagatTCCAGATTTTAGTGAGCAGATCTCCTTCAGTTAATAGTACTTTCTGTGTGTTGCTGCATACAGCTGTTCATGCAACACAGTCATCAGATCTCCAAGACAATACATTTTCTTGAAGTTGTGGTTACATATGTGTTGGCCAGTGTGACTACAGAACAACTGTTCTTTCCAATAAAGCTGTCACAACTAATTAGTTTTTATGATGAGAGATACTTAAAAGCCTCAGATGCCTTGATAAAAGCTGGTGTTTAAGaaatgtgtgagtgtgtgtaaAGGGTGTACAGGTAAAGCcaattaaatgtattttctgttcAGGTAAAAATTGCAAGTTTGGTAAAGCCATTTAAGTTCATTCAACCAGAAGATACTGTGTAAGTACTCCTGAATGTTCTGAGCTTTCAGAATTTTTACCCTAAGATGTGTCTTAAACTGGAAAGTCATCTAGTGATTCTGAAGGGGCTTGGTTTATAGTTGAGTTAGGAATAAACAGGTGGTTCTGCAGTGGTAGCATAATGGCTCTTCTTCTGTGTAACTTGCATAGAAGTGAAGAAGAAAACCACCCAATCCCCAGAGGTACAACATCCCTGAACAGAAGCTGAATGCGTTTCAAAAGAATGAGGTATCACTAGCAGACAGAGTGGGGCTGAAGTAAAGGTTTGTGGCTGGGAAACTGGCTATCAGAGTAAGTTCATGGAAGGCCCTTAAGGATAGTGAGATGAACCATCAGCATCCAAATACGAGAAGGGGCATGTGACGTGTGTACTTTGACTTTCCTAATTTCTGTTGTATGTGCTTTTTACCAACACTGGCATATGTGATTTGAAGCATAACTGGTGAAGTTTTTGCTGCTAAACCCTGTATGAAAGTAACCCAGTAAAACTTCTGTTTCTTTACTTTGAATCTTGGAGATGTACTTGCAGATGTATGTGCTTTGGGAAGGTAAAGAAGACTTCCAAGTGAGGGCAGAACCGTGAATCTGTTGCAAAGGTAGCCATGAGGCCAGCTTCCTAACTAGTTTAATTGTGCTTAGGTTTCAGATGTGTACCTTCTGGATTGATGCTCAAATGATGAGTAATACTGAGACCTGTCAGACAGTGGTATACTCAATGTGGGAAAAATATAATTGGAGAAAACCTTTCTTTTCCCTAATTTGTGCATGTGGGAAGTGGAAGAACTGGGCATTAGTTGACTTCTACGTCTCAGAAGTACTTGTCAGTTTGTTGCTGAAAGGCAGACCAGGCTCCTTGTCACGAGTTTTCTGCTTGCATTGCTTTTACTTCTGTGGTGAGGTGAtgcagctgctttgtccttAAGGCCACTTAACAAAGTGAGATGTGTTAACTGCATCACAGGGGGGCAGCAAACTTCATCTTAGTAAAAACCAGGGCAGTGGACGTGAGAAAGTAGAGTTACACTACATATATCCCTTTACTCTACATTAGTGATAGATCTGAAACACCCAGTGGAAGATCTTAATCTGTTTTCTCAAGTAATCAAGTGCAGCTGGATGACAAAAGCCTGTGAGCAATTCAAGGATTTCACCTTTATATAATCTTCATGGGCTGAAGGTGGAAACAATTTACCTGATTTAATTACAGGCTGATGTATAATCTGTGTTCACTTAATGGGATGATTGAGCTAGGCAACATCTATTGTTGATCTCTGTGTACTCCCTGAGGTATCTGGAAGGTGTTCCACCTTATCAAGAGATAAGCATGGAGTGGAGAGTGTGTTTGGAAGCAATGGGAATTTTAATGTGGCTTGTCATTTCAGGAAGACTGCATTATTACTGTAAGCTTTAGTGGTCTCTGGTGGAATTTGTGTCTAATCTTCCAGATAATACCACTCTTAATCGGTGACAACCTGTCTGAGAGAGAGAGCTAAACTGCACATGTGAAATTTATGtcagtttttaaaaagccagATACTGAGTTTGAAGTAGCACTTCCTAGGTATGAAATTTGGCATTCTTTTGGGTATTGAGCTGTCCAGTCTTGTTGAGTCAAGTTGTCCACGTGTACCCATGGAGTTCTTGAAAATCCTGTGACAGTAACAATTGCAGGTTTGAGTAAGTCATACAGACTGAGGCTGcagttgtctttattttttcctttctgtttgctGTTGTCTTGTGTGTTAGAACTCATTTTTGTGGACCACACTcaatttttgtggaatttctCTCAGAAGCACTGTGTTGATATTTTATTTGGTTATGTTTGCATTTGCTATGGATTTAAATACAAAGTTCTGTcttgatttattttctgctccagttactggggggaaaaacagcCATTGCAACAATTCCTTTTACTTGTTAACAGATAGGAAATGTCTGGTAAACTAGGCAAAATTTAATCTTGTTTTGTTGTCATTTCGAGTTacaaatttctttccttttaagaaACTCTATATACTCCAGCCAATTCACAGCTGAACTTGAAAGAACTGggggaaaagcaaaacataGGCTAATAGTGTTAGGCAGAGCTGTTTGCCAGTTTTGACCATTAGGTATGTACCCTATACCTATCTGTCATCAAGGATTTGAAGAGGAAATGTGGGATTTCGTTGGACTGTGATGTGCTTGCACATGACACTTGGGGTAGTTGCAGGGCTGCCAGGTGGGAGAAAAGTCTTGAACCTGAGTCTAAAATTGAGTCTTTTGGGTAGAAGTTGAAGAGGGAGTGGTGATGTAAGAAGTCAGTGCTTTAGTAACTGGGTTAGGACCATGACTCTTTGGTGATAGGAAAGTTGGGAAAGAAACCTTTTAAGTGGGAAGCTTCAAGACAGCAAATTGTCCTGAGAAACAGAAGATCTTGAGACAAAGAATATCTAGAGACTCCAGAAGAAAGAGACTACCTCTTCTCTACTTGTGGTAAAAGTGAAAGAGAACCGGCAATTCTGCGTGCAAAGGATAAAAACCGTAAGTATTAGCCAGTAGGGTGTTCTGTATATTGTAAACCCAGCAACACCTGTGAAGTTGTTGTACTCCATGATCTTGGAGGTAATTTCCAACCTtgatggttctgtgattctgatctGTTATGGAGTAGATGTGAACGTGATTAATTTAGTCTTGCTAAACTTGCTCAAACACAGTCTCACTGGACAGAATGCTCTTGGGATGTGAAGGGCAAAGGGACAAAAACTGAGGCTGGAGCTGTAGTTGCTGACCCCTTTTTTGTGAAGGATTTGTCCTGTTGGTTTGGCTGAATGTCAAGGACCAGTCAATCTCTTACAATCTCTTACAGACTTCAGTAGCAGAGAAGACAGTTGAGAATAATTATACACCATAACAATCAGGTATTTTTACTTTATTGTCATGGTAGCTGTACTTATGTCAAATTTTCATAgagcagaatcatagaatatcctgagttcaAAGGGACCGGTAAGGATCATggactcctgctgctgtgcagaaCAATCCAAGAATCacatgtgcctgagagccttGTTCAAGCACTTCTTGAACTagacaggcttggtgctgtgactacTTTTTGAGAAGCcttttccagtgcccagccaccctcttgGTGAAAgaccttttcctgatacccgatctaaacctcccctgactccgTGCCATTTCATCAAGACCAGTCACTGGTCATGAGAGTGAAGTCggtccctgcccctctgcttcacCTTGTGAGAATGTTGAAGACctcagtgaggtctccccttggtctcctccaggctgaacagaccaagagacctcagctgctcctcgtaaggcttcccctccagaccttcaccatccttgtggccctcctttggatgctctctagtAGATTcatgtctttttacattgtggcacccaaaactgcccccagtgctggaggcgaggctgccccagtgcagagcagagcaggacaatcccctcccttgcctggctggtgatgctgtgcctgatgcatcCCAGGATACAGTTGGCcgtcctggctgccagggcactgctgactcatattcaacttgccactgaccaggacccccaggtccctctcTGTGgcgctgctctccagccttttgTTCTGAGGTCTCTCCATACacccagggttgccccatcccaggtgcagaatctggcacttgcCCTTGTAAAACTTGATATGATTGCTGATTGCTCAGCCCTCTTAATTTGTCAAGGTCTCTTTGCAGGGCCTCCCTCTCTGTTCTTGAGGGAGTTGACAGTTCCTCCCAATTTAGTGTCGTTGGCAAACTTAATATTCCTTTGAATCCTATGTCCAAgacatttatgaagatgttgaagagaagTGGACCTATTGAATTTTGTCAATGTAAAAATCCTGTTACTGTGAAGGAGATGATGAATTTTCTAGAAACTTAATAAAATATCATACCAATGTTTGAAAGATGGAAACTGTATGTGGAAAATTCCTACCTTACTGTGTCATAGTTGAGAATGAGAGCATTCTGCCTTGTCTATGGCTTAGATTTTGTAGAAAGCTCTAAAGGGCCCTGGACTATCCTCTTGCCAAACAAGAACAGGTCTGCCAGTTCATTTGTGAAATACACATCTGCTTCAGGTACTTTTCCTCTCTTGAGAGTGCCAGTTTTTAAGTGCTGTTTTGCATAAGCAAGGAGGTATGATCAGTATTGTAGACAATGTCAGCTAGCACTTTCTGAGGCATCTGGTTGGACCCATAGGCTTTAATCCCTTACAAGGTCATTTATCCCTGCAGAGTGGGGATACTGCTTCATGTCCCTATGCTTCTTATGCTTATAGTAAGATCTAAACTGCAGCGTGTGGTGTGTGTGGAATAGCAATTCCAGAAGCAtaatttcaggaagaaaatatctgtggggaaaaggagaaggagaggtGATGAGAAAAATACCCTTTTTTTGCATGGTATTGTATATTTCTGGTGTTTTTCTCTGCGTACTTTTCTGAGTGCTCAGGTGTAGAAATCTGGAGCTGAAGTTGCGTAGCTCCCAAGAGTGGTTGCTTCTCCATGGTTTAGCTCCATGCTAGGTAGGGGTCTCCCCCTGTCAACCCGATGGCAAGCCAAGGGAAGCTCAATGCCTTGATTTGCATCAGAGCTTATTCACCGTCCATAACATTTCTGTACTCTTGCACAGAAGTGAGGTTCCAATTAGCTATGGTGACAAACCTAACATCATAATACTTGCATAGGTCTTCCTTTCTGTCATCTGTTGATTGGAATGCATTCAGTGATTAAGCTGCAAGTTGCACTGCTGCTTATTAATAGTATTAGTTCTTTTTTATTCCTAATAACTTCTGGAAAAGGATTTAACGTGATTTAATTTTTAGTCCAAAAAATATATCCCATAAATTGTGTCTGGTTCTTAATTTAGTTAGAACAGTTGGGTTTATGCTTGATGGAAATAATCAGCTCATCACCTTTTTTGTAGTAAGAAAAACCTCATTTGATTCTTAATATGGTGGGTTTTTCTATCATttagcagcacagcagcatccaCAAAATTGCTTCTGTTTTTATTCACAGTAGAGCAAAAACATGCATTTGCTTTTCCAGCTGTGACATGAAAACATTCAAGTTTTGAATCAGAAGATGTGAAGTAAGTGAGAGTCATGGTACAGTTCACTTTCTCCTCTGAGGCACCTTGTTGATTTCATCTCAGTCTCCCTGGAGACTCCACTTATCATTAAGTCATAAGCTAGCCTAGGGCCTTCCTCTGTTATTTCTGCACAAACAGAATGGAATTTCAGCTTCATGGCCAAACAAGATGCATTGTGACTGTATCCTGTGGTTAGAATGCTTATTTATATTCAGTGAAGCTTAGCTAAGAGGAATGTGGAAAATACTGTCACTCTGGTCCCA harbors:
- the HINT1 gene encoding adenosine 5'-monophosphoramidase HINT1 — protein: MADEISKAQAARPGGDTIFGKIIRKEIPANIIYEDEQCLAFHDISPQAPTHFLVIPKKPIVRLSEAEDSDESLLGHLMIVGKKCAANLGLTNGFRMVVNEGPEGGQSVYHVHLHVLGGRQLGWPPG